The following DNA comes from Mycobacterium sp. MS1601.
CGTGCCCCACGAGTTCCATCTCGTAGAGCGCGTCGTCGACCGTCATCGGACGGTCCGGATGCTCCTTGGTACGCACCACCCGACCGGGGATGTACTCATCGGCGGCTTCCGTGAGGGGCGAGTCCGTGGAGCCCTGCGTAGTTGCGGGCGGGTCGAAGTCCGGCGCGATGGCGGCGGTGGCTTCGGCCACGGAGACCGGAGTTTTGTCGCCGTAGTGGATCTTGCGGCGGTCCTTGCCTCGCCGCAGGCGTGCCTCGAGCTTGTGGACGGCCGATTCCAGAGCGGCGTAGAAGCTGTCCGCGCAGGCTTCGCCTCGGACCACCGGCCCTCGACCACGCGCGGTGATCTCGACGTGCTGACAGTTCTTGCGTTGACGACGGTTCTTCTCGTGGTCGAGTTCGACATCGAACATGTAGATGGTCTTGTCGAAGCGCTCCAGGCGGGCCAGCTTTTCGGCAACGTGTATCCGGAAGTGATCCGGTATCTCGACGTTGCGTCCTTTGACCACCACTTCGGCGCGCCGCTCCAGCGGCTGCTCGTCGGGGTCGGCCAGCATCTGTGCGGATTGGCTTGTCATGCTTGACAACTCGATACTCCTCTGCGTCGAACGCGAGCGCGTGTCTGGCGTGTACAAACTCGTACAAACATGCGCCGAGGGGCTTAGCGGATACGCACACCCGTCGGCGCCAGGGGTCGGATATCACCTCCTGTCGCCTCGGGGCGAAGTGGTCTCGCGGGACTGAAAGCCCGGCAAGTCCGGCTGCGATGACTTCACAGCTTGTTGCAAACGAAGGTAGTCCGAGTTCACCCAAACGTGCCACCTTTTTCGCGCACCTGTTGCGAGTTCTTTCGACCCTCGTTACTTGGAGACCTTGGTCCCTTGCGGTGGGGCCCGTTCAGGCGTGCGCCAGCGCCAGCACCGCTGCCACCCTGACACCGGCGGTGCTCAACACCCGCACCGATTCGCAGGCAGTGGCACCCGTGGTCACGATGTCGTCCACAACGAGCACGTCAACCCTGCTAATGAGTTTGCTGGCATCCAGGTGCACGCGGCCCGCCAGGTTGCGTTGCCGGTCCCCGCTACCCAGGCCCACCGAGTCCCTGGTGCCACGTTTGAGACGCAACGCGGGCGTAACGACGATCTCCGGATGAGCTCTCACCGCGGAGGCGCACAGCCGGCTCACCGGGTCACCACCGCGGCGGCGGGCGGCGATCCGGCGGGTGGGCGCCGGCACCAGGGCCAGCGGCTCGTCGAGCACGCCCCAGGCGAGCAGCCGGTGGATCCCGCCAGCCAGCGCGTGCGCCAGCGGCGAAAGCAGATCTACCCGGCCGTGTTCCTTGAGGGCGACAATGGCCCGCCTTCGGGTGCCGGCATGACGGCCGAGCGCGAAGACAGGCACACCTGGATCGAGCCGCGGGGTGATGACGTGCGGGTCATCGGCGCCGACACGCAGCGCCGTCGCGCACGCGTCACACCAGCGGGTGCCCGGCGCACCGCAGCCGCCGCACTCCAGCGGCAGGACCAGATCGAGCATGGTGGCAGTGTGGCCCGGAGGTGTGACAACTCAGGGGTGGTGCCGTGTTGAGCCGCTGCTGGTGGCGAAAAGTCCGTCGAACATGGTGTGCAAGCGCTTCCGGCGTTCCGAGCCGTCGACAGCCACCAGGTGGGGCAGGTAGGTCGTCGACCAAGACATCGACCGACGATCGGCGACAAACCCCATCACGAAGGCAGTCGCCGACGTCTCACCGGCAATCTTTTCAGCCGCAGACAGATCAACGGCGTGGGCGTTCAAGGCCCAGATCAGCTCGTGCAGCCCTTAGCTTCCGACATCGGTGGGGTTGAGCACCTCACACACCAACGCCGTCACGCGGACGTGCTGGGCCGACATGAAGTCATCTTCCGCGTGGGGAGAATCGGCCCGGTGAGTGGATCGTCACCGCCGGCGCTCTCAGCGCGGCGCCGACCTGCTGCGACACCACGTCACGCAATTCGGCTGGACCAGCGGGAAGCTGGGGCGCCTCTCCTGGCTCGGCGAACAGCACCACCTGATTGACCAAGCCGTCGACGGCAACTGATCCGACCGGCAAGAGCACAGTTCCCGGAAGTAAAGCGATCTCCTGCTCATCCGGATGCTTCGACAGTGGTGCGATATAGCGGCCTGTGATCGCGACGATCGCAGCCAGCCGCTCGGCGTGGAAGTTCTCAGATGCCACCCGCGGGCTCAGCGAGCTGGGAAGCACGTTTGTCAGTGTGATAGCTGACGACGGCGGAAGGCCAAGCATGCCCCGGTAGGTGATCGCTGGGGTTGCGGGCAACTTCAGGAGGGCTTGCTCGAGGCCCGCGGTCATAGATCCTTCTCTCTGGCTTCGATTGCATCGACGATGGCACGTGCGGCGCGTACAACGAAATCAGGTGAGTGAGCCTCGCTGTGGATGTCCCACTGCCAGCTGCCGATATATGTGAGTTCGCCGCTCGGCCGACCGGGGAATCCCACCTGTATCAGGTCGGACTCGGGAATCGGCTGTAGCGGCTCACCAAACTTCCGGATGAGCTGAGTGACCACCTCCGGAGAGTTCGTGACATAGGCAGGCGAGCTGTCCGTTCCGACAAAGATTGCGTATTCAGTGGGCGAACCGTCTCCGAGATCGGTTCTACCGACGGCGATTGTGACACCCTCTGCTCCCACTGACAGGTGCACTCCGACATCCGAGGCTCGCGCTTCGACGCCGAAAGAGTACAGATCCGACCCGAGCTTCGTCAGGCGATCCGTTGGCCAGGTGGCCAGAAACTGGGACGGCTCGCATCCTCCCAGGGACCACCGTCGACGGTACGGAGCGGACAGGTAGATGTCGCTACGCACGTGTTCGCGTAACCAACCGGCGATCGCGTCCCCGGACTGCAACAACTGCACGGTTATTCCTTCTGCCTCAAAATGACTCGCATCACGCCATTTTCATCAAGCTGAGCGGAAATCACCTCAAAGCTCGATGATCGTGGGAACAGAACCTCCGATTCATCCGCATACTTCGAAAGCTGTGTCACGTCGACCCCATTGTGCCCCTCCACCTTCAAGAGCAAGGGTGTCTCGTTGGGACCTGCGCCCCTTGCGAATGACTCGGCGACGAACTGATCCTTGCTGCTGCTGAAGAAGGCGCCGTCAGTGAACGTCTTCCCTACCTCGAACTTCGAGAGGAGTTCGTCAGGTGCGCGCAACCCTCGCCATGTGATTGACGACGCATCAGATGGGTCGGCCCGATAGGGCGGCAACGATGCCAGCCCGTCGTCGGTCTTCTGAATCTGCGCCTCGAGCGCCGAACGCTGCTCAGGAGTCATGTCGTCGATGGACCGAGCTCCAAGAGAGTATTTT
Coding sequences within:
- the hpf gene encoding ribosome hibernation-promoting factor, HPF/YfiA family — encoded protein: MTSQSAQMLADPDEQPLERRAEVVVKGRNVEIPDHFRIHVAEKLARLERFDKTIYMFDVELDHEKNRRQRKNCQHVEITARGRGPVVRGEACADSFYAALESAVHKLEARLRRGKDRRKIHYGDKTPVSVAEATAAIAPDFDPPATTQGSTDSPLTEAADEYIPGRVVRTKEHPDRPMTVDDALYEMELVGHDFFLFHDKETDRPTVVYRRHAYDYGLIRLG
- a CDS encoding ComF family protein — its product is MLDLVLPLECGGCGAPGTRWCDACATALRVGADDPHVITPRLDPGVPVFALGRHAGTRRRAIVALKEHGRVDLLSPLAHALAGGIHRLLAWGVLDEPLALVPAPTRRIAARRRGGDPVSRLCASAVRAHPEIVVTPALRLKRGTRDSVGLGSGDRQRNLAGRVHLDASKLISRVDVLVVDDIVTTGATACESVRVLSTAGVRVAAVLALAHA